The region CATGGCGACGGACTCCAGTTAGTGAGGGCAGGCTAACCTAACACGCCCTCGGGGAGCCGGAACGAGCGGAGTCTGCCGACGCCGGCCGCCACCCTCGACGGCCGCGGCCGGCGTCGGCAGTCCCGCGGCGGCCCCGGCTACCGCTCCCCCGTCGGTATCGAGGCGGGCAGGCCGAGGCCCTCGACGGCCGCCGCGACCAGGGCTTGCGGGGCGAGCGATACGTCGAGCACGAGCACCGACTCGTCCGGTTCGGCCGGTTGCAGCGTCGCGAACTGTGATTCGAGCAGGCTCGCCGGCATGTAGTGCCCCGCACGTCGGGCCATCCGCGCTCGGATGACCTCCGCCGGCCCGTGCAGGTGCACGAAGTCCAGGTGCGGCGCGCCCTGGCGGAGCACGTCCCGGTACGACCGCTTCAACGCCGAGCAGGCCAGCACCGTCGACCGGCCCTCCGCGCCGCGATCGGCGATCCACCCGGCGATGTCGGACAGCCAGGGCCAGCGGGCGGTGTCGTCCAGGGGTACGCCGGAGCGCATCCGGGCCACGTTCTCCGGGGAGTGGAACTCGTCCGCCTCGGCGAACGTCAGCCCGGTCGCCGCGCTGATCCCGCGCGCCACAGTGGTCTTGCCGGCCCCGGAGACGCCCATCACCACGACGTGCCGGGTGCGCCGGGCGTCGCCGCGTCGCTCACCAGTCATGGACCGTGCCGTCCTTGAGCCGGTTGAACGGCAGGTAGGCGGGCTCGTACGGGAATCGGGCCGCCACCTCCTCGTCCAACTCCACCCCGAGCCCCGGCTGGTCGCCCGGGTGCAGGTAGCCGTCGGTGAACGTGAACGACTGCCGGAACACCTCGTTGGCCAGCGCGGTGTGCTTCATGTACTCCTGGATCCCGAAGTTGTGGATGGCCAGGTCCAGGTGCAACGCCGCGGCCATGCCCACCGGGGAGATGTCGGTCGGGCCGTGGATGCCCGACTTGATCTGGTACTGGGCGGCGAAGTCGAGCAGCTTGCGCATGGCGGTGATGCCGCCGGTGTGGGTGACCGCGGACCGGACGTAGTCGATGAGCTGCTCGCGGATCAGGGTCTGGTAGTCCCAGACGGTGTTGAAGACCTCGCCGATGGCCAGCGGGGTGGTGGTGTGCTGGCGGACCAGCCGCAGCGCCTCCTGGTTCTCGGCCGGGGTGCAGTCCTCCAGCCAGAAGAGGTCGTACGGTTCGAGGGACTTGCCGAGCTTGGCGGCCTGGATCGGGGTCATCCGGTGGTGACCGTCGTGCAGCAGCGGCAGCTCCGGGCCGAACTCGGCGCGGACCGCCTCGAAGACCGTGGGCAGGTGGCGCAGGTACGCGCGGGTGTCCCAGTCCTCCTCGGCGGGCAGCGGGGTGCGCTGCGCGGGTT is a window of Micromonospora sp. WMMD961 DNA encoding:
- a CDS encoding gluconokinase, translating into MTGERRGDARRTRHVVVMGVSGAGKTTVARGISAATGLTFAEADEFHSPENVARMRSGVPLDDTARWPWLSDIAGWIADRGAEGRSTVLACSALKRSYRDVLRQGAPHLDFVHLHGPAEVIRARMARRAGHYMPASLLESQFATLQPAEPDESVLVLDVSLAPQALVAAAVEGLGLPASIPTGER
- the manD gene encoding D-mannonate dehydratase ManD, coding for MKIVAADVIVSSPDRNFVTLKITTDDGITGLGDATLNGRELSVASYLRDHVAPLLMGRDAHRIEDTWQFLYRSAYWRRGPVTMAAVAAVDVALWDIKAKAAGMPLYQLLGGASRTGIMAYGHASGRDIPELFDSIRRHLDEGFRSIRVQTSVPGINAVYGVAAQPSATGQRYDYEPAQRTPLPAEEDWDTRAYLRHLPTVFEAVRAEFGPELPLLHDGHHRMTPIQAAKLGKSLEPYDLFWLEDCTPAENQEALRLVRQHTTTPLAIGEVFNTVWDYQTLIREQLIDYVRSAVTHTGGITAMRKLLDFAAQYQIKSGIHGPTDISPVGMAAALHLDLAIHNFGIQEYMKHTALANEVFRQSFTFTDGYLHPGDQPGLGVELDEEVAARFPYEPAYLPFNRLKDGTVHDW